From a region of the Pan paniscus chromosome 19, NHGRI_mPanPan1-v2.0_pri, whole genome shotgun sequence genome:
- the CACNG1 gene encoding voltage-dependent calcium channel gamma-1 subunit yields METVYPPGDRQFLRELKQGRWHMSTVSTLSCYSQRPQSTIQSLLSLPPCPAALGYFWLPEGQKTLKPEQKLSSETQPPDPAQGTHASATTTSQTKMLKVRVTLFCILAGIVLAMTAVVTDHWAVLSPHMEHHNTTCEAAHFGLWRICTKRIPMDDSKTCGPITLPGEKNCSYFRHFNPGESSEIFEFTTQKEYSISAAAIAIFSLGFIILGSLCVLLSLGKKRDYLLRPASMFYAFAGLCILVSVEVMRQSVKRMIDSEDTVWIEYYYSWSFACACAAFVLLFLGGLALLLFSLPRMPRNPWESCMDAEPEH; encoded by the exons ATGGAGACGGTCTACCCACCTGGTGACAGGCAGTTTCtccgcgagctgaagcaggggcGGTGGCATATGTCAACAGTCA GCACCCTGAGCTGCTACTCACAGAGGCCTCAATCTACCATCCAGAGCCTTCTCTCCTTGCCGCCCTGCCCCGCCGCACTGGGGTATTTCTGGCTCCCAGAGGGGCAGAAAACCCTGAAACCCGAGCAGAAGCTGTCCTCG GAGACGCAGCCGCCGGACCCTGCCCAGGGCACCCACGCCTCGGCGACCACCACGTCCCAGACCAAAATGCTGAAGGTCCGCGTGACCCTCTTCTGCATCCTGGCAGGCATCGTGCTGGCCATGACAGCCGTGGTAACCGACCACTGGGCTGTGCTGAGCCCCCACATGGAGCACCACAACACTACCTGCGAGGCGGCCCACTTCGGCCTCTGGCGGATTTGTACCAAGCGCATCCCCATGGACGACAGCAAGACCTGCGGGCCCATCACCCTGCCCGGGG AGAAGAACTGTTCCTACTTCAGGCATTTTAACCCCGGCGAGAGCTCGGAGATCTTCGAATTCACCACTCAGAAGG AGTACAGCATCTCGGCAGCCGCCATCGCCATCTTCAGCCTTGGCTTCATCATCCTGGGCAGCCTCTGTGTCCTCCTGTCCCTCGGGAAGAAGAGGGACTATCTGCTGCGACCTGCGTCCATGTTCTATGCCTTTGCAG GTCTCTGCATCCTCGTCTCGGTGGAGGTCATGCGGCAGTCGGTGAAGCGCATGATTGACAGTGAGGACACCGTCTGGATCGAGTACTATTACTCCTGGTCCTTTGCCTGCGCCTGTGCCGCCTTCGTCCTCCTCTTTCTCGGCGGTCTCGCCCTCCTGCTGTTCTCCCTGCCTCGAATGCCCCGGAACCCATGGGAGTCCTGCATGGATGCTGAGCCCGAGCACTAG